GTCACCCAGAGCGCTTAACTCGTCCTTTGTAAAATGGAAGAAGTTGAGAAGGATGTTTGTATCGATGAATACGTGCATTGTTTTCTCACTAACGTCAAATCCACACGATGGCGGCTTCGGTTGAGGTTCCAAGTCTGTAGAGGTTGATTTTCATGGGGTCGTTATGAAAGAGGCGAGCGTTTGCCGCCATTGTGTGCGATGTCTGGTTGGGTAAGTCATTCTTATGCGTAAGACAGTGAAAGTATCGAATCTTGTCCTTGCTCTGTCATGCGATAGTTCACGAAAGCTGAGCATTCGTTTATCGCTTCGTAGATCTCCTTACTTCTTTCTTTTAGATCCTTCATTTCTTCGAGTTCGAAGCAGAGTAGATCGTTTCCTTGCTCGAATAGATCGCCGACACAATCAATCCATGCATCCATATTTCTTCCGTAGTAGTCGGGGAATCCTAATTCTTCGCTGAAGAAATCATGAAATGAATCCCAGTCAGAAATCTTGGATACATCTAGTTTGATCTTCTTCATTTCTTTCTACCCAACGTGAAAGCCATACGCGTATATAGGCTAGGAGAAGTTATTCATGATGCCCGAAAGGCGCGGGCCGAAGAGCTCGCTTTCGGGGCATTGTGAATAACTTCCGGCGGGGTTGGACTCCGTTTGGCTTTTCATTACAATTTCAGCGCTCGCCCGCAGTCCAGGAACAAATACGCGGCGTCCCCTGGAGGACTGTGACCTTACCGTTCCGGGCTGCGGGTAGCGCCTTGACTTTTTGACGACTCCTCGGTGGAAGCCCTCTGCACGGACCACTCTATATTGCTGTCGCTGCCGGTCAAGGACGAGCTTTCCGCAACCCTCAACCGACTATGACACGATGAAGGAAAAGCCCCTGGACTTCGCGATCGGGATCGACCGTTCCGACGCAACCCTGGACGTTTGCCTCGCCTCCCTGCGGGCGGGCTCCAGTCCGCGTTTCGACAAGCTGGCCAACAGCCCCGACGAACTGGGCGCGTGGCTGGCGAGGCTTCGCTCCGAGCATCCCGAGGCCCGCGTCGCGGTGGCCTTCGAGATGCCCGCTCCCGACCTGGTAGCCTTCCTGTGCCCGCGCGGCTGGCTGGAGGTCTACGCCCTCAACCCCAGCGTGCCGGCCCGCTTCCGCAAGGCCTTCAACGGCTCCGGGGCCAAGAGCGACCTGCTGGACTGCGAGGTCCTCGCCCAGCTGCTGGCCTCGCACCGCGACAAGCTCCGGGCCCACCGGCTGGACAGCGCGGCCATGCGCAGGATCGACTCGCTCTCCAAGGCCCGCCGCGGGGAGGTCGACCGGCAGGTCGAGCAGTGCAACCGCCTCAAGTCGCTGCTAAAAAGCAGCTTCCCGCAGGCCCTGGCGCTGCTGGGCAGGGACTTGCACGCCCCCATGGCGATAGGCTTCCTTCGCCGCTGGCCCTCGCTGCAGGCGGCCCGCGAGGCGGACC
The DNA window shown above is from Pelagicoccus enzymogenes and carries:
- a CDS encoding barstar family protein; translated protein: MKKIKLDVSKISDWDSFHDFFSEELGFPDYYGRNMDAWIDCVGDLFEQGNDLLCFELEEMKDLKERSKEIYEAINECSAFVNYRMTEQGQDSILSLSYA